One segment of Chitinispirillales bacterium ANBcel5 DNA contains the following:
- a CDS encoding ATP-binding protein, with protein sequence MQIDDHLFALLFEDTPVCIMILNVDGEVKFINKFGGYLFSCPKEQLIGKTLESYINSYNFGPSWDDLWQNMVKGRMQEARVEVGRGNNDDVICLVSSFNIENCPDCIALVFRDITQELKASEQIEKKNVEMAKMNTELIRSNAELKKVSELKSNFLSIASHELKTPLTSIKGYSDIIIDNFRDKLDSGIFRMIESINRAADRLHKVVNNILDVTRIEQKRLRLRPETFNLAVMANDCIEELSQFTLKRGITFKCHMESNPPSFYGDKMRMHQVFTNLFSNAIKYSPDGSPIDVYITTESENRFHIVIKDHGIGVDKAEQKNIFDPFYEVGSTNRHSTDYTKFMGGGTGLGLSIVKGIIERHGGRIWVESEGIKENSFPGSEFHVLLPIHSEISWDDDETKSLYFEDPRIIDPSELEEEQELMDEEVSILLIDSDREAVEIARMVLESAFDIHVAESGELGLLYAFEKRPSIILMDSYLPGLDGYRICRILRSQEETRNIPIAFFSAGTQNDEIQKCFASGADDFIVKPFSGRELVDKIWRLLMKKKEEETFK encoded by the coding sequence ATGCAAATTGATGACCATTTGTTTGCTTTATTGTTTGAAGATACACCTGTATGCATAATGATCTTAAATGTAGATGGTGAAGTTAAGTTTATAAATAAATTCGGTGGCTATCTGTTCTCCTGTCCCAAAGAGCAACTTATTGGCAAAACACTGGAAAGTTATATAAACAGTTACAATTTTGGCCCATCATGGGACGATTTGTGGCAAAATATGGTAAAGGGCAGAATGCAGGAGGCCCGTGTTGAGGTGGGGCGTGGAAATAACGATGATGTGATCTGTCTTGTAAGCTCTTTTAACATAGAAAACTGCCCGGACTGCATTGCGCTTGTTTTTCGTGATATTACCCAGGAGTTGAAAGCAAGTGAGCAAATTGAGAAGAAAAACGTCGAAATGGCGAAAATGAACACCGAGTTGATTCGCTCCAATGCTGAATTGAAAAAAGTTTCAGAGCTTAAATCAAACTTCCTCAGTATCGCTTCCCATGAACTGAAAACCCCTCTGACATCAATCAAGGGGTATTCGGATATCATTATCGATAATTTCAGAGATAAACTTGACAGTGGCATCTTCAGGATGATCGAGAGTATAAATCGTGCCGCGGACAGGCTGCACAAAGTGGTTAACAACATTCTTGATGTTACCAGAATTGAGCAGAAAAGACTTCGCTTAAGACCCGAAACATTCAATTTGGCAGTTATGGCTAATGACTGTATTGAAGAGCTGTCACAGTTTACGCTTAAAAGGGGAATTACCTTCAAATGCCACATGGAAAGTAACCCTCCTTCCTTTTACGGTGATAAGATGCGAATGCATCAGGTCTTTACAAATCTTTTCAGTAATGCCATAAAGTACTCCCCCGATGGTTCTCCGATTGATGTGTACATAACCACCGAAAGTGAAAATCGCTTTCACATTGTTATTAAAGACCACGGAATAGGGGTCGACAAAGCAGAGCAAAAAAACATATTCGACCCTTTTTATGAAGTGGGAAGTACAAACCGTCACAGCACCGATTATACAAAGTTTATGGGTGGTGGGACCGGGCTGGGTTTGTCTATTGTTAAAGGAATTATTGAGCGCCATGGGGGGCGTATTTGGGTTGAAAGTGAAGGAATTAAGGAAAATAGCTTTCCGGGAAGCGAATTCCATGTTCTTTTGCCCATACACTCAGAGATAAGCTGGGATGATGATGAAACCAAATCCCTTTATTTTGAAGATCCAAGAATCATTGATCCCAGTGAACTTGAAGAAGAGCAGGAGCTGATGGATGAAGAAGTTTCTATTCTGCTTATAGACAGTGACAGGGAAGCTGTTGAGATCGCGCGAATGGTTCTTGAGAGCGCATTTGATATACACGTGGCCGAATCCGGAGAGCTTGGATTGCTGTACGCATTTGAAAAACGCCCTTCAATTATCCTTATGGATTCCTACCTGCCCGGGCTTGATGGATACAGAATATGCAGGATTCTTAGAAGTCAGGAAGAAACCCGAAATATACCCATCGCTTTTTTCTCTGCCGGCACTCAAAATGACGAAATTCAGAAATGTTTCGCCAGTGGTGCAGATGACTTTATTGTAAAACCGTTTAGTGGCAGAGAGCTGGTGGATAAAATCTGGCGCCTTCTCATGAAGAAAAAGGAAGAGGAGACTTTTAAGTAG
- a CDS encoding DUF1189 family protein, producing MKFFSELHRSIFEPLFYREVLGASRLKITGYLFKLFVFATILTSLFKTYYIIDTERGIATPLSQLFSEMEIKEGKLYPNRPEPYIPSTRSLSAILDRMVIYPHIFAAMPDTFLVVDTQAKEWDGERKPGILMNKTSVVLQPFTSSEIVIPYSRFLGESDFSFTPSLIRSVLVRNMFSLFLNSLIWSSVFFLFVITSSVLFLGIAAFLFRIEKKRKINQFFRIASFASTPVILGNVIVAFAGVKNNWIWHIFIFISTIVMFRAIVATTPEKNKKDRE from the coding sequence GTGAAATTCTTTTCAGAGCTTCATCGTAGTATCTTTGAACCGTTGTTTTACCGTGAAGTGCTTGGCGCGTCGCGTTTAAAGATTACTGGGTATCTTTTTAAACTTTTTGTCTTCGCTACAATTCTTACAAGCCTCTTTAAAACCTATTACATCATCGATACAGAGCGGGGAATAGCCACACCTTTATCGCAGCTGTTCTCTGAAATGGAGATAAAAGAGGGTAAGCTTTACCCTAACCGCCCCGAACCCTATATACCATCCACTCGTTCCCTTTCTGCTATACTGGACCGGATGGTCATTTATCCCCATATATTTGCTGCTATGCCAGACACCTTTCTGGTAGTAGACACTCAGGCAAAAGAGTGGGACGGGGAGCGTAAGCCTGGTATTTTGATGAATAAAACCAGTGTGGTGCTTCAGCCCTTCACCTCATCTGAGATTGTGATACCTTACTCCAGGTTTTTGGGAGAAAGCGACTTTTCTTTTACCCCTTCATTAATTCGAAGCGTTCTTGTTCGTAATATGTTTAGTCTCTTTTTAAATTCTTTGATCTGGAGCTCGGTATTTTTTCTGTTTGTAATAACTAGCAGTGTTCTGTTTCTGGGTATTGCGGCGTTTCTGTTTAGAATAGAGAAGAAGAGAAAAATAAATCAGTTTTTCAGGATCGCTTCTTTTGCATCGACTCCGGTTATCCTTGGAAATGTGATCGTGGCTTTTGCAGGGGTTAAAAACAATTGGATTTGGCACATATTTATATTTATCTCTACAATTGTGATGTTTAGGGCCATAGTAGCAACTACACCAGAAAAAAATAAAAAAGATCGGGAGTGA